In a genomic window of Streptomyces pristinaespiralis:
- a CDS encoding MerR family transcriptional regulator: protein MDDGDTFLAIGELARRTGFTVKAIRFYSDRGIVPPAGRSPAGYRLYSPDAISRLGLVRTLRDLGLDLATIRKVMDRERSLPEVAAAHADALAVQIRVLGMRRAVLMTVAERGSTPEETALMHTLAQLSEDGRRRLIGDFLGAVFEDLGHCPGLAGAMRSMTPELPGDPGPEQIRAWVELAELSQDPQFRTAVRRSVEDLAAQYAQTGARPPQRDLGATVRDLVGPALDDGVGPESPEADPVVAALTAHGANVLNRADDVELRRHLLARLETLHNGRRDRYFELLAVINGWPAPERLGPVLAWSVQALRVRLPDSG, encoded by the coding sequence ATGGACGACGGCGACACGTTTCTCGCGATCGGTGAGCTGGCCCGGCGGACCGGTTTCACGGTCAAGGCCATCAGGTTCTACTCGGATCGCGGGATCGTGCCGCCGGCCGGACGCAGCCCGGCCGGCTACCGCCTCTACAGCCCGGACGCCATCTCCCGTCTCGGTCTCGTGCGGACTCTGCGCGACCTGGGGCTGGACCTCGCCACCATTCGCAAGGTGATGGACCGGGAGCGCTCACTGCCGGAGGTGGCGGCGGCCCACGCCGATGCGCTCGCGGTGCAGATCCGCGTCCTGGGCATGCGGCGCGCGGTGCTGATGACGGTGGCCGAACGCGGCTCCACCCCTGAGGAGACAGCTCTCATGCACACGTTGGCACAGCTTTCGGAAGACGGACGCAGGCGCCTGATCGGCGACTTCCTGGGCGCCGTCTTCGAGGACCTCGGCCACTGCCCGGGCCTGGCGGGGGCCATGCGGTCGATGACGCCGGAACTGCCGGGCGACCCCGGTCCGGAGCAGATCCGGGCGTGGGTGGAACTGGCCGAACTGTCCCAGGACCCGCAGTTCCGGACCGCCGTCCGACGGTCGGTCGAGGACCTGGCAGCCCAGTACGCCCAGACCGGCGCCCGGCCCCCGCAGCGGGACCTCGGCGCGACCGTCCGTGACCTGGTCGGCCCCGCTCTGGACGATGGGGTGGGACCGGAGTCACCCGAAGCCGATCCGGTCGTCGCGGCGCTCACGGCACACGGTGCGAACGTCCTGAACCGTGCCGACGACGTCGAGCTCCGCCGTCATCTGCTGGCGCGGCTGGAGACGTTGCACAACGGCCGCAGGGACCGGTACTTCGAACTGTTGGCGGTCATCAACGGCTGGCCGGCTCCGGAGCGTCTCGGGCCGGTGCTCGCATGGTCCGTCCAGGCCCTGCGGGTCCGGCTGCCGGACAGCGGCTGA
- a CDS encoding VOC family protein, with translation MDGEISFFELGVADSERARTFYAGLFGWTFEAGTTEGGGYSIRTPGVPGGVHGGDPGAGPYVFFRVDDVQAAVARVRDLGGTVDDVDLGGDEDTVARFGRFQLCHDDQGSPFGLHQAPAGA, from the coding sequence ATGGACGGGGAGATCTCGTTCTTCGAACTGGGCGTCGCCGACTCCGAGCGGGCCCGGACCTTCTACGCCGGGCTGTTCGGCTGGACCTTCGAGGCCGGGACGACGGAGGGCGGCGGCTACTCGATCCGCACCCCCGGTGTCCCCGGCGGAGTGCACGGAGGGGACCCCGGAGCCGGACCGTACGTCTTCTTCCGGGTCGACGACGTGCAGGCGGCGGTCGCCCGCGTGCGCGATCTCGGCGGCACGGTCGACGACGTCGATCTCGGCGGCGACGAGGACACGGTCGCCCGCTTCGGCCGCTTCCAGCTGTGCCACGACGACCAGGGCTCACCCTTCGGCCTCCACCAGGCGCCGGCCGGCGCCTGA
- a CDS encoding response regulator, translated as MTKVLVVDDDFMVAKLHSRYVSQAEGFTVVGVAHSGGEALRAAERLRPDLVLLDIYLPDMDGVTVLRELRAAEERDPDRPSADALFITAARDAAVVRSALRAGALHYLIKPFNQAALHEQLRHVAALRSRLDRLDEARQEDVDQIFGTRPPGSRELPKGLAPHTAELVERILREHPGDLSASECAAAGSLSRVSARRYLEYFAETGRAEVTLRYGGTGRPERRYRRIG; from the coding sequence GTGACAAAGGTGCTGGTGGTGGACGACGACTTCATGGTCGCGAAGCTGCACAGCCGCTATGTGTCCCAGGCGGAGGGCTTCACGGTCGTCGGGGTGGCCCACAGCGGCGGTGAGGCGCTGCGTGCCGCGGAGCGGCTGCGGCCCGACCTCGTGCTGCTCGACATCTACCTGCCCGACATGGACGGGGTCACGGTGCTGCGCGAGCTGCGGGCGGCGGAGGAGCGGGATCCGGACCGGCCGAGCGCCGACGCCCTGTTCATCACGGCCGCACGGGACGCGGCGGTGGTCCGCTCCGCGCTGCGGGCGGGCGCGCTGCACTACCTGATCAAGCCGTTCAACCAGGCCGCGCTGCACGAGCAGCTCCGGCATGTGGCGGCGCTGCGCTCGCGCCTCGACCGGCTGGACGAGGCGCGCCAGGAGGACGTGGACCAGATCTTCGGCACCCGCCCGCCCGGCTCCCGCGAGCTGCCCAAGGGCCTCGCGCCGCACACGGCGGAGCTGGTGGAGCGCATCCTGCGGGAGCACCCGGGCGATCTCTCGGCCTCGGAGTGCGCGGCGGCGGGCTCCCTGTCACGGGTGAGCGCGCGGCGGTACCTGGAGTACTTCGCGGAGACGGGCCGGGCCGAGGTGACACTCCGCTACGGCGGTACGGGCCGCCCAGAGCGCCGCTACCGCCGCATCGGCTGA
- a CDS encoding Bug family tripartite tricarboxylate transporter substrate binding protein — protein MRLRTPIALLGAALLVLVGPPLLTSGSGAETGTQIPGLRFMVPNTPGGGYDITARTAAKNAEDAGLTPNIEVFNLPGAGGTVGLTRLVGEHGNGKLAMSMGLGVVGAVHTNKSPKTLADTTPIARLTEEQDIVVVAKDSPYKDIGQLVEAWKKNPGKLPVGGGSSPGGPDHLAPMLMAQAAGIAPKSVNYIPFDGGGELLASILGNKVAFGVSGVGEYLDQIKSGELRLLAVTGPKRVPGLDAPTLREAGLDTEFTNWRGIVAPPGLTDGERDKLIGLVTKLHESEQWQESMKKNGWDDAFLTGDKFGDFLDQQDDSVDQVLKELGL, from the coding sequence GTGCGACTGCGCACCCCCATTGCCCTGCTCGGGGCGGCACTGCTGGTGCTCGTGGGGCCGCCGCTGCTCACCTCGGGCAGCGGAGCGGAAACCGGTACCCAGATCCCGGGTCTGCGGTTCATGGTTCCCAACACCCCCGGCGGCGGTTACGACATCACCGCCCGCACGGCCGCCAAGAACGCCGAGGACGCAGGGCTCACCCCCAACATCGAGGTCTTCAACCTGCCCGGCGCCGGCGGCACCGTCGGCCTGACCCGGCTCGTCGGCGAGCACGGGAACGGCAAGCTGGCCATGTCCATGGGCCTCGGCGTCGTCGGCGCCGTACACACCAACAAGTCGCCGAAGACCCTCGCCGACACCACACCGATCGCCCGGCTCACGGAGGAGCAGGACATCGTGGTGGTCGCCAAGGACTCCCCGTACAAGGACATCGGCCAGCTCGTCGAGGCGTGGAAGAAGAACCCCGGCAAGCTTCCGGTCGGCGGCGGGTCCTCGCCCGGCGGGCCCGACCACCTCGCGCCCATGCTGATGGCGCAGGCCGCGGGGATCGCGCCGAAGTCCGTCAACTACATCCCCTTCGACGGCGGCGGTGAGCTGCTCGCCTCCATCCTCGGCAACAAGGTCGCCTTCGGGGTCTCCGGCGTCGGCGAGTACCTCGACCAGATCAAGTCGGGCGAGCTGCGGCTGCTGGCCGTGACCGGACCGAAGCGCGTCCCCGGTCTGGACGCGCCCACCCTGCGCGAGGCCGGGCTCGACACCGAGTTCACCAACTGGCGCGGCATCGTGGCCCCGCCGGGCCTCACCGACGGCGAGCGCGACAAGCTCATCGGCCTGGTCACGAAGCTGCACGAATCGGAGCAGTGGCAGGAATCCATGAAGAAGAACGGCTGGGACGACGCCTTCCTCACCGGCGACAAGTTCGGCGACTTCCTCGACCAGCAGGACGACAGCGTCGACCAGGTGCTGAAGGAGCTGGGACTGTGA
- a CDS encoding tripartite tricarboxylate transporter TctB family protein, with the protein MSSTGSTTGATDRRSWLREHSELGVGVLLLVIGVLVLTDALTMDVDITQRGPVGPTTVPIAVGIGLLVVAVLLAVDVLRGGRGEAEGGEDIDLSEPGDWRTVLLLAGVFLANAVLIGPLGFPISGALLFWGSAYALGSRRIDRDPLIAAVLSVVTYFVFNNLLGVPLPGGPLMGVL; encoded by the coding sequence GTGAGCTCGACCGGATCCACCACAGGGGCCACGGACCGGCGTTCCTGGCTGCGCGAACACTCCGAACTCGGTGTCGGCGTGCTGCTCCTCGTCATCGGCGTCCTCGTCCTCACCGACGCGCTCACCATGGACGTCGACATCACCCAGCGCGGGCCCGTCGGGCCCACGACCGTGCCGATCGCCGTCGGTATCGGCCTGCTGGTCGTCGCCGTCCTCCTCGCCGTCGACGTGCTGAGAGGCGGCCGCGGCGAGGCGGAGGGCGGCGAGGACATCGACCTCTCCGAGCCCGGCGACTGGCGGACCGTGCTGCTGCTCGCCGGTGTGTTCCTCGCGAACGCGGTCCTCATAGGACCGCTCGGCTTCCCGATCTCCGGGGCGCTGCTCTTCTGGGGCTCCGCCTACGCGCTCGGCAGCCGGCGCATCGACCGTGATCCGCTGATCGCGGCCGTCCTCTCCGTCGTCACCTACTTCGTCTTCAACAATCTGCTCGGCGTCCCGCTGCCCGGCGGCCCGCTGATGGGAGTGCTCTGA
- a CDS encoding tripartite tricarboxylate transporter permease, translating into MDSLNSLLDGFGTALTPINLLWAAIGVLLGTAIGVLPGIGPAMAVALLLPVTYGLEPTGAFIMFAGIYYGAMFGGSTTSILLNTPGESAAVVAAIEGNPMAKAGRGAQALAAAAGGHFAGGLIGTILLVALAPTVADLAVDIGAPDYFAIMVLAFIAVTSVLGSSRIRGLASLLIGLTLGLVGLDQMTGQQRLTFGSLQLADGIDVVIVAVGLFAIGEALWVAAHLRRSSGDAIPVGRPWLAKSDVKRTWKPWLRGPVIGFPFGAIPAGGAEIPTFLSYVTEKRLSKHKDEFGKGAIEGVAGPESAASASAAGTLVSMLTLGLPTTAVAAVMLAAFQQYGIQPGPLLFEREPDLVWGLIASLFVGMVLLLALNLPLAPLWAKLLRIPRPYLYAGILFFAAVGAYAVGGEAIDLVILLIIGLIGFGMRRYGLPVLPAVIGVILGPAAEQQLRRALQISDGSAAGLVDTPFSVTVYAVIVVLLAWPWLKRLFVRNRSAA; encoded by the coding sequence ATGGATTCCCTGAACTCCCTTCTCGACGGCTTCGGGACGGCGCTCACCCCGATCAACCTGCTCTGGGCGGCGATCGGCGTGCTGCTCGGCACCGCCATCGGCGTGCTGCCCGGCATCGGCCCGGCCATGGCGGTGGCACTGCTGCTGCCGGTGACGTACGGGCTGGAGCCGACCGGCGCGTTCATCATGTTCGCCGGCATCTACTACGGCGCCATGTTCGGCGGCTCCACGACGTCGATCCTGCTCAACACGCCCGGAGAGAGCGCGGCCGTCGTCGCCGCGATCGAGGGCAACCCGATGGCCAAGGCGGGACGCGGCGCCCAGGCGCTGGCCGCCGCGGCGGGCGGCCACTTCGCCGGCGGCCTGATCGGCACGATCCTGCTGGTCGCGCTCGCGCCGACCGTGGCCGACCTCGCCGTCGACATCGGCGCGCCCGACTACTTCGCCATCATGGTGCTGGCGTTCATCGCGGTCACCTCTGTCCTCGGCTCTTCGAGGATCCGCGGCCTCGCCTCCCTGCTGATCGGTCTCACCCTCGGTCTCGTCGGTCTCGACCAGATGACCGGCCAGCAGCGCCTCACCTTCGGCTCCCTCCAGCTCGCTGACGGCATCGACGTCGTCATCGTCGCGGTCGGCCTCTTCGCCATCGGCGAGGCCCTGTGGGTCGCCGCCCATCTGCGGCGCTCCAGCGGCGACGCGATCCCGGTCGGCCGGCCGTGGCTGGCGAAGTCCGATGTGAAGCGCACCTGGAAGCCGTGGCTGCGCGGCCCCGTCATCGGCTTCCCGTTCGGCGCGATCCCGGCGGGCGGTGCGGAGATCCCCACCTTCCTGTCGTACGTCACGGAGAAGCGGCTCTCCAAGCACAAGGACGAGTTCGGCAAGGGCGCCATCGAGGGCGTGGCCGGGCCGGAGTCCGCGGCCTCCGCCTCGGCGGCCGGCACGCTCGTCTCCATGCTCACGCTCGGTCTGCCCACGACCGCCGTCGCGGCGGTCATGCTGGCCGCCTTCCAGCAGTACGGCATCCAGCCCGGACCGCTGCTCTTCGAACGCGAACCGGACCTGGTGTGGGGCCTGATCGCCTCGCTGTTCGTCGGCATGGTGCTGCTGCTCGCGCTGAACCTGCCGCTCGCGCCGCTCTGGGCGAAGCTGCTGCGCATCCCGCGCCCGTACCTGTACGCCGGCATCCTGTTCTTCGCGGCGGTCGGCGCGTACGCGGTCGGCGGCGAGGCCATCGACCTGGTGATCCTGCTGATCATCGGTCTCATCGGCTTCGGTATGCGGCGCTACGGGCTTCCCGTGCTGCCCGCCGTCATCGGTGTGATCCTCGGCCCCGCCGCCGAGCAGCAGCTGCGGCGGGCGCTCCAGATCAGCGACGGCAGCGCCGCCGGGCTCGTCGACACACCGTTCTCGGTGACGGTCTACGCCGTGATCGTGGTGCTGCTGGCCTGGCCGTGGCTGAAGAGGCTGTTCGTCAGGAACCGTTCGGCCGCCTAG
- a CDS encoding DUF402 domain-containing protein, giving the protein MSAPSIEVRLVKAGATKIRYPADLLADDGTHVTVRALWAAPGVRDFGFVRFEPGDVFTEHYWRDRWYSVKEVRTGDGVLKGWYCDITRPAEPAEGGGLSVEDLDLDLWVSADGKEILRLDEDEFEESGLRERDPKAAAEAVRALDELEQRARDGSLTQLLDR; this is encoded by the coding sequence ATGTCCGCACCCTCGATTGAGGTACGGCTGGTCAAGGCGGGGGCGACGAAGATCCGCTATCCGGCGGACCTGCTCGCCGACGACGGCACCCATGTGACGGTCCGCGCCCTGTGGGCGGCTCCGGGGGTGCGTGACTTCGGGTTCGTACGCTTCGAGCCGGGCGATGTGTTCACCGAGCACTACTGGCGGGACCGCTGGTACTCGGTGAAGGAGGTCCGCACGGGCGACGGCGTGCTCAAGGGCTGGTACTGCGACATCACACGGCCCGCCGAGCCGGCGGAGGGCGGCGGACTGAGCGTCGAGGACCTGGACCTGGACCTGTGGGTGTCGGCGGACGGCAAGGAGATCCTGCGGCTGGACGAGGACGAGTTCGAGGAGAGCGGTCTGCGCGAGCGCGACCCGAAGGCGGCGGCCGAGGCCGTACGCGCCCTCGACGAGCTGGAGCAGCGGGCCCGGGACGGCAGCCTCACGCAGTTGCTGGACCGGTGA
- a CDS encoding GNAT family N-acetyltransferase, translating to MTVIVRDFRPEDAEAVTRVRRACLPFEVMTPESVLFEVENANPAKKYRLLVAEKDGELIGTAHVGIAYDAAEPGQAFVTPHVHPGHLGHGAGGLLLRVAEEHLGAEGATRVYAWVLKEPRNLAFAEKRGYRPTRSAHFQRLDLTNGPLPEPPALPPGVELRTAADFEADPRPMFEADAEATSDEPSDIPTDFDDYDDWLNHTWNFPLLDRRLSTVVMADGEVAAYTAAMTDGGTRYLSGMTGTLRAHRGKGYAKLAKTDSLRRARAAGYTDAFTSNDGENGPMLAINKWFGYEICASEVRHVRTLD from the coding sequence ATGACTGTGATCGTCCGTGATTTCCGCCCTGAGGACGCCGAGGCCGTGACGCGGGTGCGTCGCGCGTGCCTGCCGTTCGAGGTGATGACGCCGGAGTCGGTCCTCTTCGAGGTCGAGAACGCCAACCCGGCGAAGAAGTACCGGCTGTTGGTGGCCGAGAAGGACGGGGAGCTGATCGGCACGGCCCATGTCGGTATCGCGTACGACGCGGCCGAGCCCGGGCAGGCGTTCGTCACCCCGCACGTCCATCCCGGTCACCTGGGCCACGGCGCGGGCGGGCTGCTGCTGCGCGTCGCGGAGGAACATCTCGGGGCGGAGGGCGCGACGCGGGTGTACGCGTGGGTCCTGAAGGAGCCGCGGAACCTCGCGTTCGCCGAGAAGCGCGGCTACCGGCCGACACGCTCGGCGCACTTCCAGCGCCTCGATCTGACGAACGGGCCGCTCCCGGAACCGCCGGCCCTGCCCCCGGGCGTGGAACTGCGGACCGCGGCCGACTTCGAGGCGGACCCGCGGCCGATGTTCGAGGCGGACGCGGAGGCCACCTCGGACGAGCCGAGCGACATCCCCACCGACTTCGACGACTACGACGACTGGCTGAACCACACCTGGAACTTCCCGCTGCTCGACCGGCGGCTGAGCACCGTCGTGATGGCCGACGGCGAGGTCGCCGCGTACACGGCGGCCATGACGGACGGCGGCACCCGCTATCTGTCCGGCATGACGGGCACACTGCGCGCCCACCGCGGCAAGGGGTACGCCAAGCTCGCGAAGACCGACTCGCTGCGCCGCGCCCGCGCGGCGGGTTACACCGACGCGTTCACGAGCAACGACGGCGAGAACGGTCCCATGCTCGCCATCAACAAGTGGTTCGGGTACGAGATCTGCGCGTCGGAGGTCCGCCATGTCCGCACCCTCGATTGA
- a CDS encoding GntR family transcriptional regulator: protein MTLNITIDADAPDAPYEQLRAQISEQARTGVLPVGHRLPTVRGLAEELGLAANTVAKAYRALEGDGVIETRGRNGTFVAAAGDAAERRAAAAATQYAAEARRLGLNREAAGAAVETALRVAYERER, encoded by the coding sequence GTGACCTTGAACATCACCATCGACGCCGACGCGCCCGACGCTCCTTACGAGCAACTGCGTGCGCAGATCTCCGAACAGGCGCGCACGGGCGTGCTCCCCGTGGGCCACCGGCTGCCGACCGTCCGCGGGCTCGCGGAGGAACTCGGGCTCGCGGCCAACACCGTCGCGAAGGCGTACCGGGCGCTGGAGGGCGACGGCGTCATCGAGACGCGCGGCCGCAACGGCACGTTCGTCGCGGCTGCGGGCGACGCGGCGGAGCGGCGGGCGGCGGCGGCCGCGACGCAGTACGCGGCCGAGGCACGCCGCCTCGGGCTGAACCGCGAGGCGGCGGGAGCGGCGGTGGAGACGGCGCTGCGGGTGGCGTACGAGAGGGAGCGGTGA
- a CDS encoding IS200/IS605 family element transposase accessory protein TnpB, translated as MGGLREVVAPFVVTGPSGVAVRDRLKGLTPEDEEVLRLVGAHLGSLASRDLKVRCADGLEHDSESWAVRKRELTGVSSSRWAGSITKATHDQWALARRGQAAHIQGLEAGIRTIAHRLSLPVGAKGSKRAAGGYRSRREWHAKARRLRVLEDRLGRVRADWDAGRVRVVRGGRRLARTRHHLVDAGLTEAEWRRRWEAGRWFFQADGESGKRFGNETIRVTPEGEVSIKLPAPLAHLANAAHGKYVLATKVSFAHRGTEWADRVAAHRAVAYRIHHDTGRDRWYVTASWQIPPTPTVPLEAALAHGVIGVDTNADHLAAWRLDTHGNPIGNPRRFFYTLTGSAPHRDAQVRHALTRLLHWAKACGVKAIAVEDLDFQAEKTREKHGRRRRFRQLISGMPTGRLRARLVSMADATGITIIAVDPAYTSKWGAQHWQKPLTSTTRKTSRHDAASIAIGRRAQGHPIRRRTTPPPHDQSDRAGHRTVQADRRALGREEPRPRIPGPRTRCVPPDAERTRATRAPNTVRGARSDQE; from the coding sequence GTGGGCGGTCTGCGGGAGGTGGTGGCGCCGTTCGTGGTCACCGGACCTTCGGGTGTGGCGGTCCGTGACCGGCTGAAGGGCCTCACTCCGGAGGATGAGGAGGTGCTGCGGCTGGTGGGTGCGCATCTCGGGTCGCTGGCCTCGCGTGATCTCAAGGTCCGCTGCGCTGACGGCCTGGAGCACGACAGCGAGTCGTGGGCGGTCCGGAAGCGGGAGTTGACGGGGGTGTCGTCGTCGCGGTGGGCGGGGTCGATCACGAAGGCCACGCACGATCAGTGGGCGCTGGCCCGGCGCGGGCAGGCCGCGCACATTCAGGGCCTCGAAGCCGGGATCAGGACGATTGCGCACCGGTTGTCGCTGCCGGTCGGGGCGAAGGGCTCGAAGCGTGCCGCGGGTGGTTACCGTTCGCGGCGGGAGTGGCATGCCAAGGCCCGGCGGCTGCGGGTGCTGGAGGACCGTCTTGGGCGGGTGCGGGCTGATTGGGACGCGGGTCGGGTGCGTGTGGTGCGCGGCGGCCGACGGCTGGCCCGTACCCGGCATCACCTTGTCGATGCGGGGCTGACCGAGGCCGAGTGGCGCCGGCGGTGGGAGGCCGGGCGCTGGTTCTTCCAGGCGGATGGTGAGTCGGGGAAGAGGTTCGGCAACGAGACGATCCGCGTCACCCCCGAAGGTGAGGTGTCGATCAAGCTCCCGGCACCGCTGGCACATCTGGCGAACGCCGCGCACGGCAAGTACGTCCTCGCCACAAAGGTCTCCTTCGCGCACCGGGGCACCGAGTGGGCGGACCGGGTGGCAGCGCACCGGGCGGTGGCCTACCGCATCCACCACGACACCGGACGCGACCGCTGGTACGTCACCGCCTCCTGGCAGATCCCACCCACCCCTACCGTTCCGCTCGAGGCCGCCCTCGCCCACGGCGTGATCGGCGTGGACACCAACGCCGACCACCTCGCCGCCTGGCGCCTGGACACCCACGGCAACCCCATCGGCAACCCGCGCCGGTTCTTCTACACCCTGACCGGCAGCGCCCCCCACCGCGACGCCCAAGTCCGCCACGCCCTCACCCGCCTCCTGCACTGGGCCAAGGCCTGCGGCGTGAAAGCGATCGCGGTCGAGGACCTCGACTTCCAGGCCGAGAAGACCAGAGAGAAGCACGGGCGCAGGCGAAGGTTCCGGCAGCTGATCTCCGGCATGCCCACCGGACGCCTCCGCGCCCGCCTCGTCTCCATGGCCGACGCCACCGGCATCACGATCATCGCCGTCGACCCCGCCTACACATCCAAATGGGGCGCCCAGCACTGGCAGAAGCCCCTCACCAGCACCACCCGCAAGACCAGCCGTCACGATGCGGCAAGCATCGCGATCGGCAGACGCGCCCAAGGGCACCCGATCCGGCGACGGACGACACCGCCCCCGCACGACCAGAGCGATCGTGCGGGGCATCGGACCGTCCAGGCCGACCGGCGTGCGCTTGGGCGTGAGGAACCCCGCCCCCGCATCCCCGGACCACGCACACGATGCGTGCCCCCGGACGCGGAACGAACGCGGGCAACCAGGGCACCCAACACCGTTCGGGGTGCCCGCAGCGACCAGGAATGA
- a CDS encoding DUF5925 domain-containing protein, which yields MSANPQDALPIRLNVDDSDSPSDVIDALFLGRFATGEQPYSFSSSIDRVKPGATMLPSGATVLRSARDDDRSATLAEGDGWTLLISRWNRGADVTVTAVSSELAEKTLKEATDGVADEPEPQPENVTMGFWYVSPRRGPHRTTRQIAAGTWEEVRANYTAPVADAMDRLMKVTPDDIAGRLLLLHGPPGTGKTSALRTLARSWRDWCQVDCVLDPERLFNDVGYLMDIAIGEDEGTSKGRWRLLLLEDCDELIRGEARHTAGQALSRLLNLTDGLLGQGRNVLVGVTTNEDLERLHPAVVRPGRCLARIEVGPLTREESVAWLGTEKGVNREGATLAELYALRRGTTPASVPSQTPGPDAGLYL from the coding sequence ATGTCTGCCAACCCTCAGGACGCGCTGCCGATCCGGCTCAACGTCGACGACAGTGATTCACCCTCTGACGTCATCGACGCGCTGTTCCTCGGCCGCTTCGCGACGGGCGAGCAGCCGTACTCGTTCAGTTCCTCGATCGACCGGGTCAAACCCGGCGCGACGATGCTGCCGTCAGGGGCGACGGTGCTGCGCTCGGCGCGCGACGACGACCGCAGCGCCACGCTCGCCGAGGGCGACGGCTGGACGCTGCTGATCTCCCGCTGGAACCGCGGCGCGGACGTCACCGTCACCGCGGTCAGCTCCGAGCTCGCGGAGAAGACCCTCAAGGAGGCCACCGACGGCGTGGCCGACGAGCCGGAGCCGCAGCCCGAGAACGTGACCATGGGCTTCTGGTACGTCTCGCCGCGGCGTGGCCCGCACCGTACGACACGTCAGATCGCGGCCGGCACATGGGAAGAGGTCCGGGCGAACTACACCGCGCCCGTCGCCGACGCGATGGACCGGCTGATGAAGGTCACCCCCGACGACATCGCGGGCCGGCTGCTGCTGCTCCACGGCCCGCCCGGCACGGGCAAGACGTCCGCGCTGCGGACCCTGGCCCGCTCCTGGCGCGACTGGTGCCAGGTCGACTGCGTCCTGGACCCGGAGCGGCTGTTCAACGACGTCGGCTATCTGATGGACATCGCGATCGGCGAGGACGAGGGCACCTCCAAGGGCCGCTGGCGGCTGCTCCTGCTGGAGGACTGCGACGAGCTGATCCGCGGCGAGGCGCGGCACACGGCCGGCCAGGCGCTGTCCCGCCTGCTCAACCTGACGGACGGTCTGCTCGGCCAGGGCCGCAACGTCCTGGTGGGCGTCACCACCAACGAGGACCTCGAACGCCTCCACCCGGCGGTCGTCCGCCCCGGCCGCTGCCTGGCGCGCATCGAGGTCGGCCCGCTGACCCGCGAGGAATCGGTGGCCTGGCTCGGCACGGAGAAGGGCGTGAACAGGGAGGGCGCGACGCTGGCGGAGCTGTACGCGCTCCGCCGCGGGACGACTCCGGCGTCGGTCCCCTCCCAGACCCCGGGCCCGGACGCGGGCCTCTATCTCTGA
- a CDS encoding SGNH/GDSL hydrolase family protein — translation MKLSRAAAFSSSLLLGVVLALTGAGQAQADQTTQSVDYVALGDSYSSGVGAGSYDSASGNCKRSTRAFPTLWANANSPSSFAFTACSGARTGDVTASQLGPLNSSTDLVSITVGGNDAGFADVMTTCVLQSESTCLNRIAQAKAYVDSTLPGKLDQVYSAISAKAPAARVVVLGYPRFYKLGGSCIAGLSENERSAINGAADHLNTAIAKRAADHGYGFAGVVGAFTGHEICSGSAWLHSVNWLNIGESYHPTAAGQSGGYLPVFDSNA, via the coding sequence ATGAAACTGTCCCGAGCCGCGGCATTCTCATCCTCACTCCTCCTCGGCGTCGTGCTCGCTCTCACCGGAGCGGGCCAGGCGCAGGCCGACCAGACCACGCAGTCCGTGGACTACGTGGCCCTGGGCGACTCCTACTCCTCCGGCGTGGGAGCCGGCAGCTACGACAGCGCGAGCGGCAACTGCAAGCGCAGCACCCGGGCGTTCCCCACGCTCTGGGCCAACGCGAACTCACCCTCGTCGTTCGCCTTCACGGCTTGCTCGGGCGCCCGTACGGGTGATGTCACGGCGAGTCAGCTCGGCCCCCTCAACTCGTCCACCGATCTCGTCTCCATCACCGTCGGCGGCAATGACGCGGGCTTCGCCGACGTCATGACCACCTGCGTCCTGCAGTCCGAATCCACCTGTCTGAACCGGATCGCGCAGGCGAAGGCGTACGTCGACTCCACGCTGCCGGGGAAGCTCGACCAGGTGTACTCGGCGATCAGTGCCAAGGCCCCGGCGGCGCGGGTCGTCGTCCTCGGCTATCCCCGTTTCTACAAGCTGGGCGGCAGTTGCATCGCCGGCCTCAGCGAGAACGAGCGGTCCGCCATCAACGGCGCCGCCGACCACCTCAACACGGCGATCGCCAAGCGCGCGGCCGACCACGGCTACGGCTTCGCCGGCGTCGTGGGGGCGTTCACCGGCCATGAGATCTGCTCCGGCTCCGCCTGGCTGCACAGCGTCAACTGGCTGAACATCGGGGAGTCGTACCACCCGACCGCGGCCGGCCAGTCCGGCGGCTATCTGCCCGTGTTCGATTCCAACGCCTGA